One Gadus chalcogrammus isolate NIFS_2021 chromosome 4, NIFS_Gcha_1.0, whole genome shotgun sequence DNA segment encodes these proteins:
- the LOC130381553 gene encoding C-X-C chemokine receptor type 3 → MDVDDIIESAVRALMFLLGMLGNNWLAVRSIPPRLAALRTNELLFLNLAVSNLITNYLVDLPDTMADIAGGWFLGDGYCGVFRFCADLSKTSSIFSTLFISVYWYQKLVGSLKRGGGPVQLDSLRLVGGLLAGSWGMAVVFSIPHYFFVAVEGENGSSLECNDVFPSEDAKQTYEALYLTLANALPVAGIVYATARIVVTLMQSQKRIQGHGGNQAGSEEGPAGGEEGGGGGEVRVAKPAPKPSPGSSNQVRAAKSVVAVASIFVVCWVTHLLLRISSNIQTSPIVVEVASYIAASYTCIIPYIFLYGVKKLSCSRCGAKQ, encoded by the exons ATGGACGTCGACGACATCATCGAGTCCGCCGTGCGTGCCCTCATGTTCCTGTTGGGCATGTTGGGCAACAACTGGCTGGCCGTGCGCTCCATCCCGCCGCGCCTGGCGGCGCTGCGCACCAACGAGCTGCTCTTCCTCAACCTGGCCGTGTCCAACCTCATCACCAACTACCTGGTGGacctgcccgacaccatggcCGACATCGCCGGCGGCTGGTTCCTGGGCGACGGCTACTGCGGCGTGTTCCGCTTCTGCGCCGACCTCTCCAAGACCAGCAGCATCTTCTCCACGCTCTTCATCAGCGTGTACTGGTACCAGAAGCTGGTGGGCTCCCTGAAGCGCGGCGGGGGGCCCGTGCAGCTGGACAGCCTGCGTCTGGTCGGGGGGCTGCTGGCGGGCAGCTGGGGCATGGCCGTGGTCTTCAGCATCCCCCACTACTTCTTCGTGGCGGTGGAGGGCGAGAACGGGAGCTCTCTGGAGTGCAACGACGTGTTCCCCAGCGAGGACGCCAAGCAGACGTACGAGGCGCTGTACCTGACGCTGGCCAACGCGCTGCCCGTGGCCGGCATCGTGTACGCCACCGCGCGGATCGTGGTCACGCTCATGCAGAGTCAGAAGCGCATCCAGGGCCATGGGGGGAACCAGGCTGGCTCGGAGGAGGGCC CTGCCGGTGGTGAagaagggggtggtggtggtgaggtcagggtggcAAAGCCTGCGCCTAAGCCCAGCCCGGGCTCCAGTAATCAGGTGCGAGCGGCCAAGAGCGTGGTGGCGGTGGCCAGTATATTTGTGGTGTGCTGGGTGACCCATCTGCTGCTGCGCATCTCCAGCAACATCCAGACGTCCCCCATCGTGGTGGAGGTGGCCAGCTACATCGCAGCCTCCTACACCTGCATCATCCCCTACATATTCCTGTACGGCGTCAAGAAGCTGTCCTGCTCCCGTTGTGGGGCCAAGCAGTAG
- the nup155 gene encoding nuclear pore complex protein Nup155 encodes MPPVLGATSPAAVFAEALENSGRIIDRHLQEDRCFPDLSELLSVFSHNVPSLSGTSDMDYPLQGPGLLSIPNLPELSAVRRVPLPPELVEQFSHMQCNCMMGVFPEISRAWLTIDNDIFMWNYEDGGDVAYFDGLIETILSVGLVKPKPGMFQQNIDYLLVLATSVDVVILGLSFPKGQAGLNDSMSGGMQLMPDPLYTIPTDNVYIHAITATDQGRMFMAGKDGCLYEMAYQAEAGWFSQRCRKINHSKSSLSFLIPSVLQFSFSEDDPILQIAVDNSRNILYTRSEKGMLQVYDLGANGQGMSRVAYMCQNTIVNAAGNIAKTIDRSVFKPIVQISVIQRSESSNCHLLAITHAGVRLYFCTAPFAPPPHKSAGPRPSTLALVHVRLPPGFSASSTLQKPSTVHKALYSKGVLLMAASETEDSDLLWCINHDSFPFKKPLMEAQMMSNVDGHSWALSAIDEERPSRGSSPLNRELIPLTDSPVVVQQHNIPQQKFVLLSAKGSHIFHKLRPVDQLRHLLVTCAGGESEEVERFFKLHREEQACATSLILACSRAASDREVSQWATRAFFRYGGEAQMKFASAFQTTASAGPMFGSPVQGMSPHFNPNICSTPMGPVTAGPEVVFSGKHSGICIYFSRILGNVWDGSLAVEKTINAGNQILIILESTVAVGDLERVLQELLGLREFLDKNSQFSQSSLGPASFGSPANLQQRLLGFMRPDGASTQQVQQELQRKYQMEAQVHEKMSLQELQQLVHRSCQTLALWKLLCDHKFSLILSELPTEYQDQMKGASFRDVVIRGKELSGALITALINVYIKDNASVDAVSRHLRDTCPLLYTSDDSVCSKANELLQGSRQIQNKADKERTLRESLQLYQQISQHTDLPLVCFQYRQVRFYEGVLELCLTAAEKKDPQGLGPHFYKNGEPEDDSAGHLAFQERLLCYKCITDTMQELVTHSQAAPQSPSVPKQPGPPVMTSDPNMLSNEDATAHFEQMLQLAQRSQDELFHIALYNWLIQADLTEKLLEVNSPYLEDHLKRMNKQDQSKVRNMDLLWRYYEKSRNFGKAAHVLAHLAEMRSTEISLKQRLEYISRAILSAKSSSTLSTQGADGEFLHQLEEKMEVVRIQAQIQETLARQYSQHPSAKKAISELDLEIIHISKLFAGYAEYFKLSECKLAIVHCAGHSDTILIHSLWRDIIEKELADSQAMSPQDRMRSLSLKLVSLGKLYAGTPRYFPLEFLVMHLEQEVCRLQWDVGFVIVTTLEIGVQLQRLLDVYDQLFKTRDPCWQRLKKPLHLVECIHVLLSGYVDDPSRVPAFDRRRFTNVCLDNICGYLVELQSLSPNSALQQTIGNFKALQSKLQKVH; translated from the exons ATGCCGCCCGTCCTCGGAGCCACCAGCCCCGCCGCGGTGTTTGCCGAAGCGCTGGAGAACTCCGGCAGGATTATTGACAGACACCTCCAGGAGGACCGTTGCTTCCCTGACCTGTCAGAACTTCTTTCAGTTTTCTCCCACA ATGTTCCGTCGCTGTCCGGTACGTCAGATATGGACTACCCCCTGCAGGGTCCAGGTTTACTCAGCataccgaacctcccagagctCAGTGCTGTCCGTAGAGTTCCTCTACCTCCAGAACTTGTTGAGCAGTTCAGCC ATATGCAGTGTAATTGCATGATGGGTGTTTTTCCTGAGATCTCTCGAGCCTGGCTGACGATTGACAATGATATCTTCATGTGGAATTATGAAGATGG AGGGGATGTGGCTTACTTTGACGGTCTCATCGAAACCATCCTTTCAGTAGGACTGGTAAAACCTAAACCAG GGATGTTTCAGCAGAACATTGACTACTTGCTGGTGCTCGCTACGTCAGTGGACGTTGTTATCCTGGGGCTCAGCTTTCCTAAAGGCCAGGCTG GCCTGAACGACAGCATGTCTGGGGGCATGCAGCTGATGCCAGACCCCCTCTACACCATCCCCACGGACAACGTCTACATCCACGCCATCACCGCCACCGACCAGGGCCGCATGTTCATGGCGGGAAAGGACGGCTGCCTGTACGAGATGGCCTACCAGGCGGAGGCGGGCTGGTTCAGCCAGCGCTGCCGCAAGATCAACCACTCCAAGAGCAGCCTGTCCTTCCTCATCCCCTCCGTGCTGCAGTTCTCCTTCTCCGAGGACG ATCCTATTCTGCAGATCGCCGTCGACAACTCCCGCAACATTCTCTACACACGCTCGGAGAAAGGGATGCTACag GTATATGACCTCGGTGCAAACGGACAGGGCATGAGCCGCGTGGCATACATGTGTCAGAACACCATCGTCAACGCGGCTGGAAACATCGCCAA GACCATTGATCGCTCAGTGTTCAAGCCCATCGTCCAGATCTCTGTGATCCAACGCTCAGAGTCTTCCAACTGCCACCTCCTGGCCATCACCCACGCAG GCGTGCGCCTCTACTTCTGCACCGCTCCCTTTGCACCCCCTCCCCATAAGAGCGCGGGACCGCGGCCCTCCACGCTGGCCCTGGTCCACGTGCGCCTCCCCCCGGGCTTCTCCGCCTCGTCAACGCTGCAGAAGCCCAGCAcggtccacaaggccctctacAGCAAAG GCGTTCTGTTGATGGCCGCATCTGAGACCGAGGACAGTGACCTGCTGTGGTGCATCAACCACGACTCCTTCCCCTTCAAGAAGCCCCTGATGGAGGCTCAG ATGATGTCCAATGTGGACGGCCACTCCTGGGCCCTCAGTGCCATCGACGAGGAGCGGCCCAGCCGGGGGTCCAGCCCCCTAAACAGAGAGCTGATCCCCCTCACTGACTCCCccgtggtggtgcagcagcacaACATTCCCCAGCAGAAGTTTGTGCTCCTCTCCGCAAAG GGGAGCCACATCTTCCACAAGCTGCGCCCGGTGGACCAGCTGAGGCATCTGCTGGTGACGTGTgctggaggagagagcgaggaagtgGAGCGCTTCTTCAAACTGCACCGG gaggagcaggcctgCGCCACCTCCCTGATCCTGGCCTGCTCCAGGGCGGCCAGTGACCGCGAGGTGTCCCAGTGGGCCACCCGGGCTTTCTTCAG GTACGGAGGCGAAGCACAGATGAAGTTTGCCTCTGCCTTCCAGACCACTGCCTCGGCGGGCCCCATGTTTGGCTCTCCTGTACAGG GAATGAGCCCTCACTTCAACCCCAACATCTGCTCCACGCCCATGGGGCCGGTGACGGCCGGGCCGGAGGTCGTCTTCTCCGGGAAGCACAGCGGGATCTGTATCTACTTCAGCCGCATCCTGGG GAACGTCTGGGATGGGAGCCTTGCTGTTGAGAAGACCATCAACGCGGGCAACCAGATTCTCATCATT TTGGAGAGCACCGTGGCTGTGGGGGACCTGGAGAGGGTTCTACAGGAGCTGCTAGGCCTGAGGGAGTTTCTGGACAAGAACTCCCAGTTCAGCCAGTCCTCACTGGGGCCCGCCAG CTTTGGCTCCCCGGCCAACCTGCAGCAGCGTCTGCTGGGCTTCATGCGGCCCGACGGTGCCAGCACCCAGCAGGTCCAGCAGGAGCTCCAGAGGAAGTACCAGA tGGAGGCCCAGGTGCATGAGAAGATGTCCCTGcaggagctgcagcagctggtGCACCGCTCCTGTCAGACCCTGGCCCTGTGGAAGCTGCTCTGCGACCACAAGTTCAGCCTCATCCTCTCTGAACTGCCCACG gaGTACCAGGACCAGATGAAGGGCGCCAGCTTCCGCGACGTGGTGATCCGCGGCAAGGAGCTGAGCGGGGCGCTGATCACGGCCCTCATCAACGTCTACATCAAGGACAACGCCAGCGTGGACGCCGTCAGCCGCCACCTCCGGGACACCTGCCCACTGCTGTACACCAGCGACGACAGCGTCTGctccaag GCCAACGAGCTGCTGCAGGGCTCCAGGCAGATCCAGAACAAGGCGGACAAGGAGAGAACCCTGAGGGAGTCGCTTCAGCTCTACCAGCAGATCAGCCAGCACACGGACCTGCCACTGGTCTGCTTCCAGTACAGACAGG TGCGCTTCTACGAGGGAGTGCTGGAGCTGTGTCTGACGGCGGCCGAGAAGAAGGACCCCCAGGGCCTGGGGCCGCACTTCTACAAGAACGGGGAGCCGGAGGACGACAGCGCGGGCCACCTGGCCTTCCAGGAGAG ACTGCTGTGCTACAAGTGCATCACGGACACCATGCAGGAGCTGGTGACCCACAGTCAGGCCGCCCCCCAGTCCCCCAGTGTGCCCAAGCAGCCGGGACCCCCCGTCATGACCTCCGACCCCAACATGCTCAGCAATGAGGATGCCACCGCTCAC TTCGAACAGATGCTGCAGCTGGCCCAGAGGTCCCAGGACGAGCTGTTTCACATCGCCCTGTACAACTGGCTCATCCAGGCCGACCTCACGGAGAAGCTGCTGGAG GTGAACTCGCCCTACCTGGAGGACCACCTGAAGCGCATGAACAAACAGGACCAGAGCAAGGTGCGAAACATGGACCTGCTGTGGCGCTACTACGAGAAGAGCCGCAACTTCGGCAAGGCGGCGCACGTGCTGGCGCACCTGGCCGAGATGCGCAG CACGGAGATCTCCCTGAAGCAGCGTCTGGAGTACATCTCCAGGGCCATCCTGTCGGCCAagagctcctccaccctctccacgcAGGGAGCTGACGGGGAGTTCCTCCaccagctggaggagaagatggag GTGGTGCGCATCCAAGCCCAGATCCAGGAGACGCTGGCCAGGCAGTACTCCCAGCATCCGTCAGCCAAGAAGGCCATATCCGAGTTGGACCTGGAGATCATACATATCTCTAAG CTCTTTGCAGGGTACGCCGAGTACTTCAAACTGTCCGAGTGCAAGCTGGCCATCGTCCACTGTGCGGGCCACTCAGACACCATCCTGATCCACTCGCTGTGGCGCGACATCATCGAGAAAG AGCTGGCCGACAGCCAGGCCATGAGCCCCCAGGACAGAATGAGGTCCCTCAGCCTGAAGCTGGTGTCCCTGGGAAAGCTGTACGCCGGGACGCCCAGATACTTCCCTCTAG AGTTCCTGGTGATGCACCTGGAGCAGGAGGTGTGCCGGCTCCAGTGGGACGTGGGCTTCGTCATCGTCACCACCCTGGAGATCGGCGTGCAGCTGCAGCGCCTGCTCGACGTCTACGACCAGCTGTTTAAGACGCGG GACCCCTGCTGGCAGCGTCTGAAGAAGCCCCTCCACCTGGTGGAGTGTATCCACGTTCTGCTGTCTGGATACGTGGACGACCCCAGCAGGGTGCCCGCCTTTGACAG GCGGCGCTTCACCAACGTGTGCCTGGATAACATCTGCGGCTACCTGGTGGAGCTGCAGTCTCTCAGCCCCAACTCGGCTCTGCAGCAAACCATCGGCAACTTCAAGGCCCTGCAGTCCAAGCTGCAGAAGGTGCACTGA